The genomic stretch CCAAAACAATATAAAAGCCGAATTTCGGCCATAAAAAAAAGCAGCCCGAAAGCTGCATTTTTTAATTGCTTAAAACTTAAGGCTTGACGACTACCATCACCTGGATTGCTTCCGGGGTCACAGATAAACCATCCAGTAGGCTGAGACCTTCTTTCTGCAACTTCTGTAAACGTGAAATTTCATCTTCACGGATACTTGGATTAAACTGTTTCAGATAGGTCAGACGGTCAATTTCATATTGCCATTTATTGCCATACACTTCTTTGGCTTGCTGCTTGAAGTTTGGCAATGCACTACGTGCCAGTTCAAGTGCTTGCTGATAACGTGCCTCAATCACATCACGACGTGCTTTCACTACCTGGCGGCAGCTGTTGCCATCTAAATGGTGTAGATACGGCTTCAGGATTTCTGGCGCAATTTTTTGTGAAAGATCCTGACCTTTCTCGCTTAATAACACACGAACCAATTGTTGCGGCAGGCTTGATGGCAAGTTCAATGCTTTCGGTGCAACCACATCGACCTTGAACCAGACTTCCAGCAATACCGAACCTTGTGGCAGTGCCGCAGATTTCAATACCGCAACGTTGGTGCTACCAAAGCCTTGAGTATTGATCATTTCCATCACACTTTCAGTGAATGGATGTTCCAGGGTCAGGTATTGCGCATCTTCGCGGATTTGTGCCTGATCACGATAGAAAGTGGCAGTGATGCCTTCTTCATCCAGCGTCAAACCTTGAACCTGCATTTGATCTGTTGGCTTGATGATCACGGTACCGTTACTTTGCTCGTCAAAGTCAATATTCGTGGACGCCATAAAGCGTTTCATGAAGATCGGCAAAGTAGTATTGTCATCATAGTCTTCAAGTGCGTTGACAATTTCCTGTGCTACCACCGGACGGCAAGAGTTGTACTCTAGCAAACGGTCACGGCCTTCCTGCAATTCAGCTTCCAGCGCTTCACGTTGCACGCTGACTTCTTCCAGCAGGTCTTCAAACGCTTGACCTTTGTCTGCCAATAGACAGTCTTTCAAGCGAACAATAAAGTTTTCTTGCAAGGTTTGTGCAGTTGGGGAAATATTGCCGAAAATATTCAAGGCTTCGTTATACCAGCGGAACATACGTTCTTGCGCAGTTCCCACCAGATAAGGCACATGAATCTGAATCCGGTTTTCCTGACCGATACGATCTAAACGGCCAATACGCTGCTCTAAAACGTCCGGGTTGGCAGGAAGATCGAACAGAATTAAATCAGATGCAAACTGGAAGTTACGCCCTTCTGAACCAATTTCCGAACAAAGTAAAATCTGCGCGCCATACGAATCTTCAGCAAAATAAGCGGCAGCCTGATCACGCTCTAACAAGCTCATGCCTTCATGGAACATCGCGGTACGAATACCGGCATGTAAGCGAAGTACATTTTCCAGCGCTTCAACCACTGGCCCGCTACGCGCAATCAGTAAGACTTTCTTGTGTTTAAGATCGGTACGTAAACGCTCCATCAGCCACATCACGCGTGGATCGGCTTCCATCCATGCACCATCGAGCTGGGCTTCTTCAGGCCACATTTGCTCACGCAACTTACCATCTTTCGACCAGTGTTCCGGTGCTGGTAATGGTGCCGGCTGACAGTCACGACCCGGGAAGCCCTGAATGGCTTCACGCGTATTACGAAACAGGATACGACCGGTACCATGACGGTCTAAAAGTTCGTGAATGGCACGGAAACGCTGCTCAGGATGATCTTCAATTGAATGACCCAACAAGGCCTCAATCGCAGTCAAATGTTCTGCTTCAAGTGGCAGATTTGACATCAACACTTCTGCAATTTTAGCGGTGTGCTGATATTGCGCTTCTTCATCCAGGAAACGATCCAGCGAGTTAAAGCGCTGCGGATCGAGTAAACGCAGGCGTGCAAAGTGACTTTCTACCCCGAGCTGTTCCGGTGTTGCCGTCAATAACAATACGCCCGGCGTATGTTCAGCCAGTTCTTCGACCAGATCATAACGGTCATTACCGCCATCTTCTTCGCTCCACATCAAATGATGTGCTTCATCGACCACCAGCAAGTCGAAACCGGCTTCGAGCGCCTGTTCACGCAGATCTTCATGGTCGACCATCAAATCGACAGAGGCAATAATTTTTTGTTCGGTCAGGAATGGGTTTTGTTCAGGATCATGCTCTTTGATTGATGCAGTACGGGTCAAATCAAATAACGAGAACTCAAGATTGAAACGACGGCGCATCTCAATCATCCACTGATATTGCAGCGAATCTGGTACTAAAATCAGGATGCGTTCAGAACGGCCAGTTTTCAGCTGTTGATGGATAATCAAACCCGCTTCGATGGTTTTACCCAGACCGACTTCATCGGCCAGTAATACACGCGGAGCAAAACGCTGACCGACTTCATGCGCAATATACAACTGGTGCGGAATCAGGCCGACACGTGAACCGACCAAACCGCGCAGTGGACTGCTTTGCATATTGGCCTGCATCAGCAGCGCTTCAATGCGCAAGTCATACCATTCTTTATAATCGACCTGACTGGCCAATAAACGGTCTAGAGGCTTGGACAACTGGATGGTGGCACCAATGCGGGTTTCATTCAGCGATTTACGTTCTTCAGTCCCATCTTCCAGGGTACGAATGACGTGATAACGCACCACGCCATTGCGGTCTTCCACGGATTCTACAATCCATTTGGTTCCTTCCTGATCCTGTAATTCATCTTTCACATTAAATACGATACGAGATAAGGGTGCATTGCTACGTGCATAGACGCGAGTTTCATCGCTTTTCGGGAATAAAATGCTAACCGACCGCTCATCAACATCAATAAGAACGCCTAAACCGAGTTCTGTTTCAGTATCTGATAACCAACGTTGACCAATAGCAAATTGCTGCAATTTTTCCACCTTTATCTTAAGTACAAGATTATGAATATTAGGCTCAATCACGAAACGTCATTGGAGCAAAATTTCACACCTTCAAGCAATGTATTTTGACATAAAGCCCACTAAAAAGTGAGCATAATTCACGCCGATTCAAGAAGTATTTCCTAGAACGGCGCCGGACAATAAAATTCGACCAGCTGATCTGTTTGAGGATGATAAAAACTCAAACGTTCAGCATGTAAATGTAGACGCGAGCTGAGCTGTTGCTGTTCAGGTGTCGCATATAAGGTATCGCCGATAATCGGATGTCCCAGATATTGCATATGCACACGCAACTGATGCGAACGGCCGGTAATTGGCGTAAGTTTCACCCGAGTCACGGCTTGTCCCTGAATATTAAAGTGTTCGATCGCCTGCCAATGTGTGATGGCCGGCTTGTTATGTGCCGGATCTGCGATATGTAAGGGCGGACGGCTTGGGTCATATACCACGGGCACCTCAATGCTACCTTCACCTTCGAGTGTACCGGCAACCACGGCCTGATAGGTTTTGTCGGTCTGGCGTTCCTGAAACTGGCGGGAAATGGTTTTTTGTCCCCATTTTGTGAGACCAAACACGAGAATGCCGGAAGTATCGCGATCCAGTCGATGAATCAGTAAGGTTTTTGGTTCTATTTTTAATAATCGGTTAATCAGGCAATCTTGTAAATCTTCTGTTTTACCGGGAACTGTGAGTAAACCTGCAGGTTTGTGGATGACCATGAAATCGTCATCACGATGTATCAGATGTTCGGTTAGAAAATTACTCAAAGTTCAATCCCAGGCTGATCGCGAAAAACAAGGCGGCAATGATAGAAAGCTTAGCTCATAATTACAATGCGCATTTATGTAAATGGCGATGAAATTTCCGATTTAGTTCATAAAAATGCTCAATCGCAGCACATCAACCTGAGGATTTTAAAATGAAGCCTGCCAATTCATGCAAAGACGAATGCTTTAGCACATCTTCATAACGGATATTCGCACCATGTGCACGCCATATACCGATCAGACTCACCATCGCTACCGAATCCAGACCATAATTTTTTAAGTCGACATAGGGATCAATTTCCAAAGCATCCATATCCAGCTGTTCTGCGACGGCCAACATAATGCCTTTGGTCGACAATACATATTCGGAAGATGCGCTTAAATCCCATAAGCGAGTCAGGCTATAGGTATTTAAGTGATGTATCCCCTGTGCCGAAATATTTTCAATCCACTGAATATGCTGATCTTGATTTGATAATAAAATTGCATCATCAACTACACAGATTTGCTCGGTGACACTTTGCAGATGCGGTAAAATCTGTTTCAGCATTGGTGTGACCTGCCCGGCAAAAATTAGCTGCGGATGCGTTGAGGCATATTCTCCCAATTGCTGCATGCCTTGCATCAAATCATCACCGTACAAATCAACAATCGGAATATCCAGCGCTTTGGCTTTATTGGTTAGTTGAATCAAATTCCCCATGAGTCCACTCTCTTGTATGCCCTGTTGCATACGCAAGTTTTGCAATCCAACTAAAACCAAAACAGATTGTGTTGAGGACAGCTGCCATTTAGCTTGGGATGGAGCAAGTTGGATTTTTTTGGGCATAGAGTACAGCATGGGAGGCTCTTATAAATACAAAATAGCATGATGATTCATGCTATTTTAGTTTAGCATTATTTGAAAAAACACTTTGATTTCACAGATGATTATTGTTCTAATTTCGTATAATCGCCATTATATTAAATATGCCTAGAGTTGATTAACGCGACTATCCTAAAAATAGGGTGATTTAGCCAAATAAGGACTAAATGCTAAAACTAACATAAGCAAAAGAGGAGTATCTGAGGCACTAAAAATCACTCTGCCCAATGAGTCCACTCAAAAATTTTCTTCGGGTCATCAATTTCATAAATTCGCCACTTCTTATCTAAAAAACCTAATGGAAAAACCTCATTCGATATATCGTTTTGAATAAAGTGGTTAAGAATATAAATGCTTGAATTAAGAATATCTAATACGTTATTTGATAACATTTTTTTGTATTTTCAATGCTATTTTTCTTTTTTGAATGAATAATTTCATTTCTAAGGGTTTCTAATTCTTTAAACATTGACCAATACTTGATTTGCTTAGGTGATTCACAGTTCAAAATATTTGGAATAATTTCAGTGAGTTTTTCTGAAGTTGGTATCCATTTTTCAATTTGAGAAATTTCATAGACCTCTTGAATACCTTTTGAGTTTGTTTTTTTATAAACGAAGTCATTAGGGATTGTGGCGTTGCAAAATGCTTCAACTGCTTTATAAGAAAAAACAGATGCTATTTGTATTTGTTCAATTATTTGTATTTGTTCAATATAGTCATAAAATAACGAGACATTTTCACTATAAAAATCTTTATTCTTTTCCATATCTTTTTTAAGTTTTTCTAGTAGATTTTCAGCTTCATCTCTAGCTTTAGTAAATATATTCAATGATAGTCCGATCTCATTAGGAAGCGATAAATTGATCTCTTTATTATCAATTTTTAAATCTAACATTCTCTGTAAAAAAACCAATTGATCGTTTTTTTTTAACATTATAAATTAAGGGTTTTGAGCACCTAATATCTGGAATTTTGTAAGAGCCGAAACCTGTCTCAGATTTAGAGTAGCTGTTCACAACATGAACACATACCATTTGTAAATTTACTAAAGCTACGTTCATAAAAATTCCTTCAAAATCATTTTTTTATAGTTATAGATAAGAATTGAGCGAGTGTCTACGAGCGATGACTGCTTCTGTCGCATTTGAAAATTAAGTTTTCCTAAAATTAATATAATACATGTTATATGAAATCCTCTGTAAATTTCATTTTAAAACAAACTCTTATATTGGTGTAAAAAGCCCAATCATTAGCGATTGGGCTTTTTAGCTGACATTTCACATTCCACGCTTCATTTTGGAACATCTTTGGATGATTTTATTAAATTGAGCTGATCAATTTCTATTTTAGATTAGCTTTGCTGCGCCAAAAACTTCTCAATCGCTACCTGTGCAATCT from Acinetobacter lwoffii encodes the following:
- the rapA gene encoding RNA polymerase-associated protein RapA is translated as MEKLQQFAIGQRWLSDTETELGLGVLIDVDERSVSILFPKSDETRVYARSNAPLSRIVFNVKDELQDQEGTKWIVESVEDRNGVVRYHVIRTLEDGTEERKSLNETRIGATIQLSKPLDRLLASQVDYKEWYDLRIEALLMQANMQSSPLRGLVGSRVGLIPHQLYIAHEVGQRFAPRVLLADEVGLGKTIEAGLIIHQQLKTGRSERILILVPDSLQYQWMIEMRRRFNLEFSLFDLTRTASIKEHDPEQNPFLTEQKIIASVDLMVDHEDLREQALEAGFDLLVVDEAHHLMWSEEDGGNDRYDLVEELAEHTPGVLLLTATPEQLGVESHFARLRLLDPQRFNSLDRFLDEEAQYQHTAKIAEVLMSNLPLEAEHLTAIEALLGHSIEDHPEQRFRAIHELLDRHGTGRILFRNTREAIQGFPGRDCQPAPLPAPEHWSKDGKLREQMWPEEAQLDGAWMEADPRVMWLMERLRTDLKHKKVLLIARSGPVVEALENVLRLHAGIRTAMFHEGMSLLERDQAAAYFAEDSYGAQILLCSEIGSEGRNFQFASDLILFDLPANPDVLEQRIGRLDRIGQENRIQIHVPYLVGTAQERMFRWYNEALNIFGNISPTAQTLQENFIVRLKDCLLADKGQAFEDLLEEVSVQREALEAELQEGRDRLLEYNSCRPVVAQEIVNALEDYDDNTTLPIFMKRFMASTNIDFDEQSNGTVIIKPTDQMQVQGLTLDEEGITATFYRDQAQIREDAQYLTLEHPFTESVMEMINTQGFGSTNVAVLKSAALPQGSVLLEVWFKVDVVAPKALNLPSSLPQQLVRVLLSEKGQDLSQKIAPEILKPYLHHLDGNSCRQVVKARRDVIEARYQQALELARSALPNFKQQAKEVYGNKWQYEIDRLTYLKQFNPSIREDEISRLQKLQKEGLSLLDGLSVTPEAIQVMVVVKP
- a CDS encoding RluA family pseudouridine synthase; this encodes MSNFLTEHLIHRDDDFMVIHKPAGLLTVPGKTEDLQDCLINRLLKIEPKTLLIHRLDRDTSGILVFGLTKWGQKTISRQFQERQTDKTYQAVVAGTLEGEGSIEVPVVYDPSRPPLHIADPAHNKPAITHWQAIEHFNIQGQAVTRVKLTPITGRSHQLRVHMQYLGHPIIGDTLYATPEQQQLSSRLHLHAERLSFYHPQTDQLVEFYCPAPF
- a CDS encoding phosphopantetheine-binding protein, which gives rise to MLYSMPKKIQLAPSQAKWQLSSTQSVLVLVGLQNLRMQQGIQESGLMGNLIQLTNKAKALDIPIVDLYGDDLMQGMQQLGEYASTHPQLIFAGQVTPMLKQILPHLQSVTEQICVVDDAILLSNQDQHIQWIENISAQGIHHLNTYSLTRLWDLSASSEYVLSTKGIMLAVAEQLDMDALEIDPYVDLKNYGLDSVAMVSLIGIWRAHGANIRYEDVLKHSSLHELAGFILKSSG